The following coding sequences are from one Limnobacter sp. SAORIC-580 window:
- the rfaQ gene encoding putative lipopolysaccharide heptosyltransferase III — MIKLRHHGDVLLTTALYHALHDQFPGIQVDTLIYKETTPLLQNNPHLNRVLCIDRKLKGFARLKAELGLVFQVRRTRYDAVLHLTDQWIGALIARFSNAPVRVQMAYAKRDKALWHACFTHRVVPPPRGQAHAVELNLLCLQALGINPRSLRGEMVLRPSPENLDKADKLLAGHQVNGPFVLIHPAARWPFKCWEDDKFADVVVHLLNKGLHVVLTCSPDPVEVAMTAEIERLARAKFSKRSSQLVNVGGKMSLPLLAALLKLSKFYVGVDSAPMHMAAALNVPQVALFGPSWVQEWRPWSDKATVIYAGDFGPLPHPDSINTDDTTRLLAAIPTEVVIQSVDKLVD, encoded by the coding sequence GTGATTAAATTAAGGCATCACGGCGATGTGCTGTTAACCACGGCCCTGTACCACGCCTTGCACGACCAATTTCCCGGCATACAGGTTGATACCCTGATTTACAAAGAAACCACGCCCCTGTTGCAAAACAATCCGCACCTTAACCGGGTGCTGTGTATCGACCGGAAGCTGAAAGGTTTTGCAAGGCTGAAAGCCGAACTTGGCCTGGTGTTTCAGGTAAGGCGTACCCGTTACGATGCCGTGTTGCATTTGACTGACCAGTGGATTGGTGCCCTGATTGCGCGCTTTTCGAATGCGCCCGTGCGCGTACAAATGGCCTATGCAAAACGCGACAAGGCCCTGTGGCACGCCTGCTTTACACACCGTGTGGTACCCCCACCCCGGGGGCAAGCACACGCCGTGGAGCTAAACCTGCTGTGCCTGCAAGCCTTGGGTATCAACCCCCGCAGCCTGCGCGGTGAAATGGTGTTGCGCCCAAGCCCTGAAAACCTGGACAAAGCCGACAAACTCTTGGCCGGGCACCAAGTGAACGGGCCATTTGTATTGATTCACCCCGCTGCCCGCTGGCCCTTCAAATGCTGGGAAGACGACAAGTTTGCCGACGTGGTTGTGCATTTGCTGAACAAAGGTTTGCACGTGGTACTCACCTGCAGCCCCGACCCCGTGGAAGTGGCCATGACTGCCGAAATTGAACGCTTGGCACGTGCCAAGTTTTCAAAGCGTTCAAGCCAGTTGGTGAATGTGGGCGGCAAAATGAGCCTGCCGCTGTTGGCGGCTTTGCTGAAATTGAGCAAGTTTTACGTGGGCGTAGATTCCGCACCCATGCACATGGCCGCGGCATTGAATGTGCCGCAGGTGGCGCTGTTTGGCCCCTCGTGGGTACAGGAATGGCGGCCTTGGTCGGACAAAGCCACCGTCATTTACGCGGGCGACTTTGGGCCACTTCCCCACCCCGACAGTATTAATACAGACGACACGACCCGTTTACTGGCAGCCATTCCCACTGAAGTTGTGATTCAGTCAGTAGACAAACTTGTGGACTGA
- the msbA gene encoding lipid A export permease/ATP-binding protein MsbA yields the protein MPEITDYTAKGLYKRLLSYSLRYWPLFATSLIALVFAAVTEPLFASLMKPLIDENFSGERTEMAKWLPVIIIVLFLIRGLATYINEYCSAKLAGLVVHDLRFDMLSRILRFPNSYFVEQPAGKIISTVSTNVDAVTEAGFNIITVLIRDGAIVIGLMAILLYTNWQLTLICFAILPLIAIGVSVAAKRLNRFAHSAQTSHADLVQSISEVIGAQKIIKIYGAQQVETDRFMKSADEIMKSRVKLVATSAANSAIVQWILAAAVAAVVYFAGILAESDSMTAGDFASFMTAMMMLLAPVKRLTNINQQLQKGLAAADNVFRVVDRSVENSSGTHTTDRALGYIEFNKVGLTFPGAEAPTLIDINLWVKPGQTVGIVGVSGGGKSTLINLLPRFLDPTSGVVKLDSVDLKQWDLQCLRRQIAVVTQESHLLNDTVRNNIAYGEMRGASDEAILNAARMANALPFIEKLENGLDTVLGDNGLRLSGGQRQRISIARAFLKNAPILILDEATSALDSEAEREVQEDMERLRHGRTTLVIAHRLSTLTTADFIIVLDQGKLIEQGTHQELLARQGKYQYLHSIQNQSTSLSTD from the coding sequence ATGCCCGAAATCACCGACTACACCGCCAAAGGCCTATACAAACGCCTGCTTTCCTACAGCCTGCGTTATTGGCCGCTTTTTGCGACATCTCTAATTGCCCTGGTGTTCGCCGCTGTCACTGAGCCCTTGTTTGCCAGCCTGATGAAGCCGCTGATCGACGAGAACTTTTCCGGCGAGCGAACCGAAATGGCGAAGTGGCTGCCGGTCATCATCATTGTATTGTTCCTCATCCGCGGTTTGGCCACGTACATCAACGAGTATTGCAGCGCCAAACTGGCTGGCTTGGTGGTTCACGATTTGCGATTTGACATGCTGTCCCGAATTTTGCGTTTCCCGAATTCATATTTTGTTGAGCAACCCGCCGGGAAAATTATTTCTACGGTGTCTACCAACGTGGATGCGGTCACCGAAGCGGGTTTCAACATCATCACTGTGCTGATTCGTGACGGTGCAATTGTCATTGGCCTTATGGCTATTCTGCTTTACACCAATTGGCAACTCACCTTGATCTGCTTTGCAATTCTTCCCTTGATAGCCATTGGTGTGTCGGTGGCAGCCAAGCGCTTGAACCGCTTTGCACACAGTGCGCAAACCTCGCATGCCGATTTGGTACAAAGCATTTCCGAGGTGATTGGCGCGCAAAAAATCATCAAGATTTACGGTGCGCAGCAGGTTGAAACCGATCGCTTTATGAAAAGCGCGGATGAAATCATGAAAAGTCGCGTGAAGCTGGTGGCCACCAGCGCGGCCAACTCCGCAATTGTTCAGTGGATACTTGCTGCTGCTGTGGCTGCTGTGGTGTATTTCGCCGGCATTTTGGCTGAAAGCGACAGTATGACTGCGGGCGATTTCGCCTCTTTCATGACCGCGATGATGATGTTGTTGGCCCCAGTGAAGCGCCTGACCAACATTAACCAGCAGCTTCAAAAAGGCTTGGCGGCTGCCGACAACGTATTCCGGGTTGTCGACCGCTCGGTTGAAAATTCCAGCGGCACCCACACCACCGATCGGGCGCTGGGTTACATTGAATTCAACAAAGTGGGTCTTACCTTTCCTGGTGCCGAAGCGCCTACATTGATCGACATTAATTTGTGGGTCAAACCCGGGCAAACGGTGGGTATTGTGGGTGTGTCGGGCGGTGGCAAGTCAACCCTGATCAACCTGCTGCCTCGTTTTCTGGACCCCACAAGTGGCGTGGTGAAGCTGGACAGTGTTGATTTGAAACAATGGGATTTGCAGTGCCTTCGCCGCCAAATTGCAGTGGTAACCCAGGAAAGCCATTTGCTGAACGACACCGTGCGCAACAACATTGCTTACGGCGAAATGCGTGGTGCCAGCGACGAAGCCATTTTGAATGCCGCCCGCATGGCCAATGCCCTGCCATTTATCGAAAAACTTGAAAATGGTCTGGATACGGTGCTGGGCGATAACGGACTGAGATTGTCTGGTGGCCAGCGCCAGCGTATTTCAATCGCACGGGCATTCCTTAAGAACGCCCCAATTCTAATTCTCGATGAAGCCACTTCTGCACTCGATTCCGAAGCAGAGCGTGAAGTTCAAGAGGACATGGAACGATTGCGCCATGGTCGAACCACACTGGTGATTGCACATCGATTGTCCACATTGACCACGGCCGATTTCATTATCGTGTTGGACCAAGGCAAGTTGATTGAGCAGGGCACTCACCAAGAACTGTTGGCCAGGCAGGGCAAATACCAATACCTGCATTCCATTCAAAATCAGTCCACAAGTTTGTCTACTGACTGA